Below is a window of Leucobacter sp. Psy1 DNA.
ATTCGACGTGAAACCGCGAGAATGGTGGGGGATCAGCGCGCAGCGAGCCGAGCGGCACCCACGATGCCCGCGTTGTTGCGGAAGTGCGCCGGAATGACCTCGGCCCGCACGCTGGCGAAGGGGAGGTACTCGTCGCTCGACTTGCTGATGCTGCCGCCGATGACGATGCGATCGGGCCAGAAGAGCTGCTCGATGTGCACGATGTACGCGCGCACGCGCTCCGCCCACTCGCTGAGCGAGATGCCCTCGCGCTCGATGTTCTTCGGCGACGCGTACCGTTCGTAGTTGCGGTGCTCGCCGAGGTCGAGGTGTCCGAGCTCGAAGTTGGGCACCAGGACGCCGTCGTGGATGAGCGCCGCGCCGATTCCCGTGCCGAACGTGAACACGAGGGTCACGCCGGAGCATCCGGCGACGGCACCGAACGCGCTCTCTGCGATGCCGGCGGCGTCGGCGTCGTTCACCACGTACGCGGGCGAGCCGATCGCATCCGACATGAGCGCGACGGCGTCGAGATCGATCCAGCTCTGATCGATGTTGGCGGCGGTGCGCATGATGCCGTGCTGCACGACGCCGGGGAGAGTCACGCCGATCTTCGGGGTGACTGACCTGTCCAGGATGCCGTTCTCATCGAGTTCGTCGCGGATCGCTGAGACCATCTCGGCAACGCTCGCGGCGACCGCGTCGGGCATGCCGCCCTCGGGAGTGAGCGACTTGTGACGCTTCGTCAGCTTCTCGCCCGTGGCGATGTCGACCGCCGCCCCTTTGATGCCGGTGCCGCCGACGTCGATGCCGATCGCGAGCTCCGTCGACTCTCCCGTGTGCTGTTCCATGGCGTCAGCATATCGAGTTGGCGGCATGTCACGCGAGCGCGCGCTGGACGCGCGCGAGCGAGACCGGTTCGGCGGTGCGCAACTGCTGCGCGAAGAGGCTCACGCGCAGCTCCTCGATCAACCAGCGCGCCCGCGTGAGCCGTTCCGGAGCGTCGGGCGGCAGGGGGATCTTTCCGCCGGCATCGGCGAACGCCGCGAGCGCGCGATCGACGTCGTTCTGCCTGACGCGGTCCCTGCCCGCGTCACCGGTCAGCGCCTCCATGCGCAGCCGCACGGCCTCCAGGTAGACGGGCAGGCGTTCCAGCTGAGCGAGGCCGGTCCGCGACACGAACCCGGGGTACACGAGTCCGTCGATCTGCTGCGCGGCACCAGCGACCTGCCCGAGCACCTGGAGCGACTTCGCGCCCTCGACGGCTTTTCTCGCGAGACGGGCACCGTCGAGCACGCGCGCGGTCAGAGCGATGGCGCGGTAGATCTCGTCGATCAACGATCTCGCGTAATCGTCGGCGAGCGCCTGGAAGGCGCGTTCGGACCACACGAGTCCGTCGGGCGCGTGCCTGCGGATCACGGCATCCGCCACCGCCAGCGAGACGTCGGCGATCGTCTCGTCGAGGCTGCGGTAGGGGCCGGCGCCGAGCAACAGCTTCTCCTGGTTCGAGAGGTGGTCGCGCACGTAGCTGGCCGGAGAGGGTGAACTCAGCGCGACCAGGCGCCGAAGCCCGCGCCTGCTGAGCCGCGCCTGCTCCTCCGCATCGGCGACAAGGGCGAGATCGACGTGCTTGCGCCGGTCGACGAGCGCCGGATACGCGCGCACCACGCCGCTCCCGGTTCCGCGTTTGCCCTTCGCGTAGGTGGAGTCCACGTGCTGCGGAATATCGCCGAACACCCACGAGGTCGCGCCCGTCTGCTCAAGATCGCTCTTCGGCATGGCAGCGGCAGCGACCCGAGCCACGCCGGCCGTGGCCTGCGACTGGTGCGCGCGCTGCAGCTCGCGGAGGTCCTTGCCGGTGCCAACGGTACGACCCCTCCCGTCGATCACGCGGAAGGTCGGCGTCAGGTGGGCAGGGAGTCGCTGTGGATCGAAGTCGTCAGGCGACACGCGGACGCTCGTGCGGCGCTGGATCTCGGCCGCGAGGAGCGCGGTGAGACCCGTGGCCGGATCCTGACCCGCACCGCCTCCCGGACCAGCGGCATCCAAGCGCGGTCCGACCGCTTCGAGCAGTGTCCGCGCCCAGTCCGCAGCGGGGACCACGTGCTTCCGGATCGCCTTCGGCAGTGTCTTGAGCAGCGCCGTGACGAGCTCCTGGCGCAGTCCGGGAACGAGCTGTTCGAACTCGGCCCCGTCGAGGCGGGGGAGCAGTGGCAGCGGGACGGTGACCGTCACACCGTCGTCGTCGGCGGTCGGATCGAAGCGGTACTTCAGACGCAGCTTCTGATCGCCCGAGCGCCACTCGCGCGGGAACTCGCGTTCGTCGACCTCCGCCTCGGCGTCCTCGAGCAGGTCCTCCCGGCGCAGCTTCAGGAGGTTCGGGGTCTTCCGCTGCGCCTCCTTCCACCAGCCCTCGAACGAGCGCGTGCTCGTGACATGCGCGGGGATCCGCGCGTCATAGAACGCATAGATCGCGTCGTCGTCGGTGACGAGGTCGCGCCGTCTCGTGCGCTCCTCCAACTGCTCGAGCTCCCTCCGCAGCTGTCGGTTCGCGCGATCGAACGCCTGCTGCGAATCCCAGTCCCCGTCGACGAGCGCGTGACGGATGAACAGTTCGCGCGCGTGCGCCTCATCGAAACGGGACAGCTGCACCCGGCGCTGCGAAACGATCGGGACCCCGTACAGCGTGACCCGTTCGTACGCGACGGCGGCCCCCTGCGACTTCTCCCACCGAGGTTCGCTGATCTGGCGCTTCGCGAGCGGACCGGCGAGCTCCTCGGCCCACTCCGGGTTCACGACGGCGTTGCTGCGGGCGAAGAGCCGGCTCGTCTCGACGAGCTCGACGCTCATCACCACCTCCGGCGGCTTCTTCGCCAGCACCGAGCCCGGGTAGAGCACAAAACGCGTGCCGCGCGACCCCAGATACTCCTGCGCGGGGCGGCGCTTCGGGGCGCCGCGTCCACCTGAGGCGCGCGGGGCGCCGCGATCCTGCCGGTCGTCGCGCACCCCGAGCTGGGAGAGGAGGCCGGCGAGCACTGAGCGGTGCACGGCGTCGCCGATCCCGCCGGACCCTTCCCCGCCTTCGGTTCCGGCCCCGCCCTCGACCCGTGCCCCGCGCGGCCCCCGTGCGATCCGCTCGATCTGCCTGACGAGATCCATCCACTCGCGCACGCGCAGGAAGTTCAGGTACTCAGCCTTGCACATGCGCCGGAAGCTGCTCGATGAGCGTTCGCGCTGCTGCTCCTGGAGGTAGTTCCACAGGTTCAGCAGCGTCATCAGGTCGCCTTGGGGGTCGGCGAAGCGGGCGTGCAGTTCATCGGCGCGGCCCCGCACCTCGGCGGGGCGCTCGCGCACGTCCTGCACTGTCAGACCCGCGACGATCGCGAGGACTTCGGGGACGACGCCGTGCCGGCGCGCCTCGACGACCATGCGCGCGAACCTCGGCTCGATGGGGAGACGCGAGAGCTCGCGCCCGATCTTCGTGATGCGGTGGCGCGCGGGTTTCGTGCCGGATCCGCGGCGCCGAGCCTTCCCGCGACCGCCATCGCGACCGCCGTCGCCCGTGCCGGCCGGTGCAACTGCGCCGAGCTCGGTGAGGAGGCCGAGGCCGTCGGCGACGCCGCGCGGGTCGGGTGGGGTGAGGAACGGGAAGTCCGCGACCTCTCCGAGATCGAGGGAGAGCATCTGCAGGATCACCGAGGCGAGGCCGGTGCGGGTGATCTCGGGGTCGGTGAACTCCGGCCTGGTCAGGTAGTCGTCTTCTCCGTAGAGCCGGATCGCGATGCCCGGACTCGTGCGACCCGACCGGCCGGAGCGCTGATTCGCGCTCGCCTGGGAGATCGCCTCGATCGGGAGGCGCTGCACTTTGGATCGCGAGCTGTAGCGGGAAATGCGTGCGGTGCCGGCGTCGACGACGTACCGGATCCCCGGCACCGTCAGCGATGTCTCCGCGACGTTCGTGGCGAGTACGACCCTGCGATGACCGGGCTTCCCCGGCTCGAAGACCCGGTGCTGCTCGGCTGCCGAGAGGCGACCGTAGAGGGGGAGGATCTCGGTGCGGGTGCCGCGGAGGCGCCCGCCGAGCGCGTCGGCGGCGTCGCGGATCTCCGCCTCGCCCGAGAGGAAGACGAGGATGTCGCCCGGCTCCTCACGCGTCAGTTCGGCGACGGCGTCGCCGATGCCCTCGAACAGGTCGCGCTCCTCCGTGATCGTCTCGGCGGTGCCGTTCTTCCGCTGCACCTCGCGCTCGCGGGTGAGCGGCCGGTACCGGATCTCCACCGGGTAGGTGCGCCCGGAGACCTCGATGACAGGTGCCGGTTCACCGGTCGTCGGGTCGGCGAAGTGGCGGGCGAACGACTCGGGGTCGATCGTCGCTGACGTGATGATCACCTTGAGGTCGGGGCGGCGCGGCAGCAGCGTTCTGAGATAGCCGAGGAGGAAGTCGATGTTGAGGCTGCGCTCGTGCGCCTCGTCGATGATGATGGTGTCGTAGGCGGAGAGGTCCCGATCCCGATGGATCGCATTCAGCAGGATCCCGTCCGTCATGAGCCTGATCCGCGTCTCTTCTGAGACACGGTCGGTGAAGCGCACCTGGTAGCCGACGAGACCGCCGAGCTCGGATCCCAGCTCCTCTGCGACGCGCTCGGCGATCGTGCGGGCGGCGATGCGGCGGGGCTGGGTGTGCGCGATGCGCTCGCGCCCGAGATCCAGTGCGATCTTCGGCAACTGGGTGGTCTTGCCCGACCCGGTCTCGCCGGCGACGATCACGACCTGGTGCTCCGAGATCGCAGCCGCGATCTCCTCCCGCATCTGGCTGACGGGCAGCTCCTCCGGGAACTCGATGCTCATGATCACCCATTATCCAACGTCCGCCCGCTGCACCCCAATGCGCGGTTTCGGGTGGTGCTCCGCGTACACTGGCCCCAGCGTGCCCGCGATCGCCGCGGCCGCCGACCGCCACCGAATCGGAGGGATCAGCGAAGACCATGACAGCGATACCAGCACCCCGCATCCAGCTGAACGACGGCCAGAGCATCCCCCAGCTGGGCCTGGGCGTCTTCAAGGTCGAGGCCGGCGAGGCCGAGCGGGTCACGAGCGACGCGCTCGAGGTCGGATACCGGCACATCGACACCGCCTCCTTCTACGGGAACGAGGCAGAGGTCGGCCGGGCGATCGCCGCGTCGGGGATCCCGCGCGACGAGATCACCGTGACGACGAAGCTCTGGAACACCGATCAGACGCGAGCGCACGAGGCCTTCGACGAGAGTCTCGAGCGCCTAGGGCTCGACTCGGTGGATCTCTACCTCATCCACTGGCCGCAGCCGATGTACGGCGAAGCTCTCGGCGCGTGGCGATCGCTCATCGAGATCGTCGGTTCCGGTCGGGCGAGCTCGATCGGGGTCTCGAACTTCGAGATCGAGCACCTGCAGCAGCTGCTGGAGGAGACGGGGGTCGTTCCAGCGGTCAACCAGATCGAGCTGCACCCGATGCACCAGCGGCGCGAGCTCGTGCAGTTCTGCCGTGACCACGACATCGCAGTGGAGGCGTGGGGCCCGCTCTCGCAGGGCAAGTCGGACCTGCTCGAGCGCGACGCCATCGTCGAGACCGCCGCCGCGCACGGAAAGACGCCGGCCCAGGTGGTCATCCGCTGGCACGTGCAGCACGGGACCATCGTCTTCCCGAAGACGTCGAAGCGCGAGCGCATGATCGAGAACGCCGACGTTTTCGATTTCGCGCTGACCGACGCCGAGATGGCGGCCATCGACGCCTACGAGACGGGTCGCGGCTTCGGCGCGGACCCGCGCACGTTCGACCTGCGCTGAGAGGATCCCCGATGACTGAGACGACGCGCACCCCCGTCACGATCACCCTCACGGGAGCCGGAGGGCAGATCGGTTACGCGGCACTGTTCCGGATCGCCGCGGGCGACATGCTCGGACCCGACCAGCCGGTCAGGCTGCGTCTGCTCGAGATTCCGCAGGGCATGCGCTCGGCTGAAGGGACAGCGATGGAACTCGCGGACTGCGCCTTCCCGCTGCTCGCGGGAGTGGAGCTCAGCGACGACCCCGCCGTCGGATTCGATGGCGCGAACATCGCCATGCTCATCGGTTCGCGTCCCCGCACCGCCGGCATGGAGCGCGGTGACCTGCTCGAGGCCAACGGTGCGATCTTCGGACCGCAGGGGCGCGCGATCGGGGAGCGGGCGGCAGACGATGTCCGCGTCATCGTCGTGGGTAATCCGGCGAACACCAACGCGCTCATCGCCCAGCAGCACGCCGAGGGAGTTCCCGCTGAGCGATTCACGGCGCTCACCCGACTCGACCACAATCGCGCGGTCGGCCTGC
It encodes the following:
- a CDS encoding malate dehydrogenase codes for the protein MTETTRTPVTITLTGAGGQIGYAALFRIAAGDMLGPDQPVRLRLLEIPQGMRSAEGTAMELADCAFPLLAGVELSDDPAVGFDGANIAMLIGSRPRTAGMERGDLLEANGAIFGPQGRAIGERAADDVRVIVVGNPANTNALIAQQHAEGVPAERFTALTRLDHNRAVGLLAAEAGAPVADIDGVTIWGNHSATQYPDLSSATVGGRPALEVVDPDWARGAYIDRVAKRGAEIIEVRGGSSVGSAANAAIEHVRDWVHGTGERRMSAAVVSRGEYGVPEGLISSFPVRSVGGAWEVVEGLDVDAFSRERIDASVAELVSERDAVRELGLID
- the ppgK gene encoding polyphosphate--glucose phosphotransferase is translated as MEQHTGESTELAIGIDVGGTGIKGAAVDIATGEKLTKRHKSLTPEGGMPDAVAASVAEMVSAIRDELDENGILDRSVTPKIGVTLPGVVQHGIMRTAANIDQSWIDLDAVALMSDAIGSPAYVVNDADAAGIAESAFGAVAGCSGVTLVFTFGTGIGAALIHDGVLVPNFELGHLDLGEHRNYERYASPKNIEREGISLSEWAERVRAYIVHIEQLFWPDRIVIGGSISKSSDEYLPFASVRAEVIPAHFRNNAGIVGAARLAAR
- a CDS encoding aldo/keto reductase, with amino-acid sequence MTAIPAPRIQLNDGQSIPQLGLGVFKVEAGEAERVTSDALEVGYRHIDTASFYGNEAEVGRAIAASGIPRDEITVTTKLWNTDQTRAHEAFDESLERLGLDSVDLYLIHWPQPMYGEALGAWRSLIEIVGSGRASSIGVSNFEIEHLQQLLEETGVVPAVNQIELHPMHQRRELVQFCRDHDIAVEAWGPLSQGKSDLLERDAIVETAAAHGKTPAQVVIRWHVQHGTIVFPKTSKRERMIENADVFDFALTDAEMAAIDAYETGRGFGADPRTFDLR
- the hrpA gene encoding ATP-dependent RNA helicase HrpA is translated as MSIEFPEELPVSQMREEIAAAISEHQVVIVAGETGSGKTTQLPKIALDLGRERIAHTQPRRIAARTIAERVAEELGSELGGLVGYQVRFTDRVSEETRIRLMTDGILLNAIHRDRDLSAYDTIIIDEAHERSLNIDFLLGYLRTLLPRRPDLKVIITSATIDPESFARHFADPTTGEPAPVIEVSGRTYPVEIRYRPLTREREVQRKNGTAETITEERDLFEGIGDAVAELTREEPGDILVFLSGEAEIRDAADALGGRLRGTRTEILPLYGRLSAAEQHRVFEPGKPGHRRVVLATNVAETSLTVPGIRYVVDAGTARISRYSSRSKVQRLPIEAISQASANQRSGRSGRTSPGIAIRLYGEDDYLTRPEFTDPEITRTGLASVILQMLSLDLGEVADFPFLTPPDPRGVADGLGLLTELGAVAPAGTGDGGRDGGRGKARRRGSGTKPARHRITKIGRELSRLPIEPRFARMVVEARRHGVVPEVLAIVAGLTVQDVRERPAEVRGRADELHARFADPQGDLMTLLNLWNYLQEQQRERSSSSFRRMCKAEYLNFLRVREWMDLVRQIERIARGPRGARVEGGAGTEGGEGSGGIGDAVHRSVLAGLLSQLGVRDDRQDRGAPRASGGRGAPKRRPAQEYLGSRGTRFVLYPGSVLAKKPPEVVMSVELVETSRLFARSNAVVNPEWAEELAGPLAKRQISEPRWEKSQGAAVAYERVTLYGVPIVSQRRVQLSRFDEAHARELFIRHALVDGDWDSQQAFDRANRQLRRELEQLEERTRRRDLVTDDDAIYAFYDARIPAHVTSTRSFEGWWKEAQRKTPNLLKLRREDLLEDAEAEVDEREFPREWRSGDQKLRLKYRFDPTADDDGVTVTVPLPLLPRLDGAEFEQLVPGLRQELVTALLKTLPKAIRKHVVPAADWARTLLEAVGPRLDAAGPGGGAGQDPATGLTALLAAEIQRRTSVRVSPDDFDPQRLPAHLTPTFRVIDGRGRTVGTGKDLRELQRAHQSQATAGVARVAAAAMPKSDLEQTGATSWVFGDIPQHVDSTYAKGKRGTGSGVVRAYPALVDRRKHVDLALVADAEEQARLSRRGLRRLVALSSPSPASYVRDHLSNQEKLLLGAGPYRSLDETIADVSLAVADAVIRRHAPDGLVWSERAFQALADDYARSLIDEIYRAIALTARVLDGARLARKAVEGAKSLQVLGQVAGAAQQIDGLVYPGFVSRTGLAQLERLPVYLEAVRLRMEALTGDAGRDRVRQNDVDRALAAFADAGGKIPLPPDAPERLTRARWLIEELRVSLFAQQLRTAEPVSLARVQRALA